The Meles meles chromosome 12, mMelMel3.1 paternal haplotype, whole genome shotgun sequence genomic sequence GCTCTGCTGTACTGGCCTGAAAGTCCCAGTTTCTACTGTCCTCCTCATTCCCTGCAGGAGATCGAAGCTGAAGGTGCTGGATTTTACCCATGACTTTGAGCACTCCAACTGGGAGGAGTGCTCTGAGACGACTCCTGCCCCCTTTGTCATCAAACACATGCTGGAAGAGCCAGAGGCAGACCCGTTGGCGCCCAGTTCCAAAGAACAGCCTCCGCATCACCGAGAACCTGTGGAAATCCACACAGACCTTTTCCTCGGCGGTTTGTTCGGCTTCTTCCACCTGTCGGGGTTCCCCTCATACATACTGCAGAGAGTCGAGAAGAGCCATGGTTGTCTGCGCCTCCGCTGTCGGACCCTGGTCATCAACCAGGTGCCGTTGCGCAGCCTCGTCGAGATCCTGGGAATGCTGGAGCTGGAGACCATCCGAGAGGTGAGGCTTCATCACAGGAGCAGGTTCTGCTTCCGGTCGGACCTGATCCAGTTCTTCACCCATGTAGGGCAGATGAGCAACCTGGGCCACCTCATCATGAATGACATCCCCTGGGATTTCCCTGCAGACTGTTTCTCCTTGCTGAGTCCGCTGGGCCACCTCCAGAAGCTCCATCTCATCTTTGGCTGTCTCTCAGGCCAGCTACAGAAGATGCTGAGGTGAGTGTGCGGCAAGTCCTCTGAAGGTACACAGGCCAGGACACCTGGACGCCGCTCTGGGCATTGCTGCATTGGAGCAGAGACAAGCTCGGGCTTCCCTTCTGTGAGTCCACAGAGTTGCTGCTGGACCCAGACTCCAGGGTGGTGGTCCTGGGCCAGCCAGGGGCTGGTGGCTGCTAtagaagagaaagaggcaggtCTGAAATTGTCAtctcatccactcattcattcgctcactccattcattcattcattcatgctctTAGTCTGTGCCAAGCATTTAGCTAAGAATGGATATGCAGccttgaaaaaaatctgtctaGAGTTTATGTAGAGAAGGTGAATAAGGATGGTAAGTTGTGAGGGTGGTGTTTGAGGGAGGAAACTGCCTCCCACAACATCTAAGCTGAGCTGATTTGGTGAACTGACTCTCCTTATAAATGTCTCAGATTTCTCTGTGGTACGCCCTGGAATAGGGAGCTGTTCTCCTGGGGCACGGGTCTTTGAGTAAATAGAAGCATGGGGAACCATCTTCCTGAACCTTCTACTGAGTAGAATCTAGGCCTTACCATGAGTAGGAGTTATAtctaaatttcattaattttacacTTTATGGAGCATGAGCGGTAACTGTGTCAAAGTGGCTTGTTAGGAAGCTAAGAGGGGTGCCCGACACCATACTCTGAAAATAGAGAGGTCCTGTgggaaatggagaaatgtttCACTCCAAGCTCTGTGTTCTTAACTGCTGCAAAAGATGGCTCCTACCATTTGCATCCAGACTGAGGTAGGCGTAGTGCAAATTTCTCAGGCCAGATTTCTGGATCTTTTCCAAATGCATCTAGTGTACACTCTAATTTCCAAGGAGTAAACGGTGTTTGTCTCTCCACAGTGGCCTGCAAAAACCACTAGAGACACTGGTGATTAATGGATGTAGGCTTACTGAGAATGACATCACCTACTTGTCCCAGAGCATTCATGCCACCCACCTGAAGGAGTTGGTCCTCTGTGGCAATAACCTATCCCAAATGGTTCCTGGGCCCCTCGAGGTTCTGCTGGGGGAGGTGTCAGGCACTCTGCAGCACCTGAACTTGAGAAGCTGCCGGCTGAAAGAAGCCCAGCTCCAAGCCCTGCTGCCTGCCCTGTGCAGCTGCTCCTGCCTCCGCTCTCTGGTATTCTACGACAACGTCATCTCCACCTCAGGCATCATGAACGTGCTGCAGCACTTAGCGGGGCTGAAGGAGCTGAAGCGTGTGCAGTACCCTGTCCCTGCTGAGTGTGTTGTGTACTTGGATGAATACAGGTGGGGGAACCTCAACAGAGTGGAGCTCGCCCGCGTGCATGCCAAGTTGCAGGAAATGTTGCAGGCACTACAGCGGGCCGACATGGAGTTGACTAACTCGACCTCAGTGGCCTGACTTACGAGAATGCGCAGCTGACCTGATGGGAAAGAGGGGCAACAGTGGATCCTGGAGCTGTGGCAGTGGATTTCCCGAGCGATGGTGTGGCTTTGAAGAAAACtgtgaaaacaagagaaaagacaacAAACACTGTAGTGGGGACTCCTATTCCTGGATCCAACTGGGGCTCCCTTACTCATTACATCGAAAAGCACCGGTCAAAAATCGATCCTGCAGGTGCTGTTTTAGTGCTGGATATAAAAAGAGAGAGTCTCCCAGCATTTTTCCTTTTGGTCTGTTTACCCAGTGTCCCTTTCATTTTGCTTCAGCATTCCCACTTTGAACACCGTGCAGTTGGGTGAGTTTCttttcaaaacacttttttttaataaggtggGGTCACTGACATGTTCGTCAAGGGAATAGATGAATGTAGGTGCTCAGTACATAGCTTTTGTTCACCTCTTTATTCAGACATTTGTCGACTTCCTGTTCAGAAACTGCTTTTATTGAGGAAGAGTGTAAACATTCAAGGTGTCTGCTTTCAAAGAACTTAGCTTTGAAAGCGATGCGTACCACTAAACAGGTCACCAAACCCATAAGAAAGCTGGTTTCAAGGAGTGCCATGAGAACAACAGGATACCAGTATGGTGAGGGGTTACCAGAGTCAGGGGACTGGGATGGTTGAGCATATGTATTGGTCTGCCCTCAGCTCCTGACGCAGAGCTTCTGAAAGCAGTGTCATTTCCTAAGTAACAACTCTAGAAGTTTCCTTTGTTCCAACATTTGGCCTTTGACCCCCacccctgacacagggctcttgAAACCCTTGTACATACATTCTAAGTGAGAAGAATACTAGGATCATTTTTTGTTCTAATGACGCGCTTTAGGCTGGGTGATCAGATGGCTCCCAGTTGGGGCTGGTCCCCTGAAAGACCAAACCATGATTAGCTTGGAATTTTCAGCTCCTGCCTCATTTTCCAGAGGGGGAAGAGGGACTGGAAACGGAGTGAGTTGATGCATCTACATGAGGAAACCTCCATAAAACCCCAGTAGTAGGGGTATGGAGAGATGGACCCCAACACCGCAAGGACAGAAGCTCCTGCACTTGGATCCCCTCCCCCCCAGACCTCACcatatgtatctcttcatctggcttcTCATCCGTACTATTTATCATCTTTTCATAAACTGGTAAAAAAGTAAGTGTTTCTGTGAGCCACTCCAGCAAATGAATCCAACTTGAGGGAGGGGGTCATGGGAGCCCCTCTGATTTGTAGCCAAATCAGACAAGTGGTGGGTAAGCTGGGGGCTTAACTACTTGCTCTTGGCATCTGAAGTAGGGTGggagcagtcttgtgggactgatcTCTTCAGCTGGAATCCGCCACTCTCTCCAGGTGCATGGTATCGGAGATACGGTGTGACTTAGTTTTTGTTGCAGGGACGAATTCCCGCACATTCGGTGACCAGAAGTGTTAGAAGTGCAGTGTTTTCTGTGAGGCGTAAAGGAGACCCAGGAGAAAGATTCCCAGCAGCGAAGGACTGGGTTTTTCCCGGGGAGGTAGAACTGGGGTTTTCCTTAACAGTGGctggtcttttgtttttgtttttgtgagggGAGATACAGGAATCGAGGATTCTCTGTAAACATACCAGTAACTGATAGGTGTGTGTGGAAAAGCATCCAGATACCAGAAGAGCTAGGGAAGCCCCCActccaggcagagaaaggagaggagggatgTGAGAAGGAATCAAGGAGAGACAGAGGATGAAGGATATGTCAAACCCTTTGATGGTGAAAAGGGAGAATCCTTTTTCATGGAGTAGCCTTTTGCTTAGAGTCCCCTGGAGAAAAAGCAACTGAGCTGGAGCAAAGTTATTAAGGTGGAGGGCAGCGTAGTGGAGAGGAATTGTTACaattttttcttcataataaaTGGTGACACCTAAGTGCATGTCTCTTCTCCACTCGACTCCCTGTCCCAAATTACTTCCCAAGAACTGCCTTTAACTTTCTGGGCCCACtttatttccttctgttatttctaataatttatacttttgtgttttctctgtctccAGTAGCAGCCGTTTGATTTGCTAATTTcagattctgtttctctgttaaGATTGTCATTCTTTATCCCCCCGCCTAGTATCTCCAATACCATGATGCGTGAGAGTGGGTGTCTTTGTCTCATTCCTGGTGGTGTAAGCTGTGCCTTCAGCATATGGCAGTTTGAAATGATGCTGCTTTATTCAGGGTGATGTTTCAGTGTGTCCCacttctgtggttttggttttttcttaTATACAGGTGTGCCCCGCTTTTTGAAAATTTGTGTGACACCACTTGTGCAAAAGACCTCCATTTGTTTCCGCTAAGCAAAAGAAATCCGAAGAGGATTTTTCACTTTTATGTAAAAAGCGAAGATAGCATTCAGCGTTTGTTTTGCAGCAGGTCATCATAGAGGCAGTGCACACCCCAAGCTGCGAGAGTGGCCCTGCCGAGTGCAtccccctccaccctgccctggAAATCTGCTCCGCATCTTGTCAAGCCACCATAGCTGTGAACCATGTCTGTGAATGTGTGTGgtttttcttggtttattttgtgcttttgttAGGAAGGTGTGTGTTGAGATGTCAGACAAGCCTAGGAGAGGTTACTTTTTGGGTCTGGGAACACTAaaatgttttccatataaattaatggcaGTTGCTTTGCTTTACACAAACATTTCAGCTTATGAAAGGTTTCATAATGCTCTACTTTTCAAAGATcagtgtacctgggtggctcagttggttagacgtctgccttcggctcaggttgcagtcacagggtcctgggctccagccccatgttgggctccctactctctgaggagcctgcttctccctctgctccccccacttgtgcacacacactcactctctcaaataaataaaatctttttttttaaatattttatttatttatttgacagacagagatcacaggtaggcagagaggcagtcagagaaagaggaggaaacaggctccctgctcagcagagagcccgatgtggggctcgatcccaggaccctgagatcatgacctgagccgaaggcaggggcttaacccactgagccacccaggcgcccctcaaataaataaaatcttaaaaaaaaaaaaaaaaaagaatgctctacTTTCAGATAGCAAAGGAAATCTGTAGCCTCTGAAAGCCTTGAAGTTTAGTAGGATTCCCTGTGGAACAATTTGGGCTTGGTGCTTCCTGCATGATAGATCCTGATAACTTTTTCTATTCCGTCTATGGAAATTAACCTGTTTTaggtgtataattcagtggcatgTTACATCCACAGTGTTTTGCAACCAGAACCACTCTCTATTTTCCAAAACTTCTTCACTCCAAATAGTCTCTGTACAGTAATTTCCCATTCCCCCTCTGCCATAATGAAGtagcttaaaataacaaattttattctttcacagttttgGAGACTAGGATTgtgaaatcaaggtattggcagggtcatgctctctctgaaatcTCTAGCATATGTTCCTTCCTTGCCTGTTAGACCTTTTGGTAGCAGCAGCATGATTACAGTCTTTACTGTCATCTTCACATGGTTGTCTTTCCTCCTTGCTTGTGTCCAGATTTTCTTGATTAGGACACAAGTCATACGGCATTAGGGGCCAATGTAATCATGTATGATCTCCTATTAATGGATTGCTTCTGTGAAGACTTATTTCCAAATAGTGTCACATTCCCAAGTACCAGGAATTCGGCTGCCAAGTAATCTTTCTGAGGGACACAGTTCAACCTCTAATGTAATATGGTCATCTTGATATGAAATTCTCTGGTTCAAGAGCATAGGATATCTATTTCTGTAGTTCTTCTTTAGTTTATTCCTGTTCTATAATTTTGTAGTTTCCAGTGTACAGATCTATCACCTCCATGGTTCAttttattccaaagtatttatt encodes the following:
- the PRAME gene encoding melanoma antigen preferentially expressed in tumors codes for the protein MRRAWSAPGHAGSYHPKEKMNYYNLHLPWQRRKHDTCRSVEMSGQDPLSLLDLAAQSLLNDEDSAVRALEKLPVGLFPKLSTAAFDGGHTKTVTAMVQAWPFPCLRLGSLRDQSITQDLLEAVLDGLELVPTSDACPRRSKLKVLDFTHDFEHSNWEECSETTPAPFVIKHMLEEPEADPLAPSSKEQPPHHREPVEIHTDLFLGGLFGFFHLSGFPSYILQRVEKSHGCLRLRCRTLVINQVPLRSLVEILGMLELETIREVRLHHRSRFCFRSDLIQFFTHVGQMSNLGHLIMNDIPWDFPADCFSLLSPLGHLQKLHLIFGCLSGQLQKMLSGLQKPLETLVINGCRLTENDITYLSQSIHATHLKELVLCGNNLSQMVPGPLEVLLGEVSGTLQHLNLRSCRLKEAQLQALLPALCSCSCLRSLVFYDNVISTSGIMNVLQHLAGLKELKRVQYPVPAECVVYLDEYRWGNLNRVELARVHAKLQEMLQALQRADMELTNSTSVA